A genomic window from Streptomyces sp. HUAS YS2 includes:
- a CDS encoding ABC transporter permease: protein MGAVSGAWSWLTTGANWAGNGGVWQRLGEHLYVSGVALLVACALALPLGLWLGHLGRGGAVAINVSNAGRAVPVFAVLALFMVSPLRNAGYVPTVTALVLFAVPPLLTHAYVGMREVDRAVVEAARGMGMSGGQLFRRVELPLARPMLMTGLRSAAVQVVATATIAAMVGQGGLGRIITAGFATYDTPQVVAGALLVALLALLVEALLVGADRLLGRRRPL from the coding sequence ATGGGCGCGGTGTCCGGCGCCTGGTCGTGGCTGACCACGGGCGCCAACTGGGCCGGGAACGGCGGCGTCTGGCAGCGCCTCGGCGAGCATCTGTACGTGAGCGGGGTCGCGCTGCTGGTGGCGTGCGCGCTCGCGCTGCCGCTCGGGCTGTGGCTGGGCCACCTGGGCCGGGGCGGCGCGGTCGCGATCAACGTGTCCAACGCGGGCCGGGCGGTGCCGGTCTTCGCGGTGCTGGCCCTGTTCATGGTGTCGCCGCTGCGCAACGCCGGCTACGTGCCGACGGTGACCGCGCTGGTGCTGTTCGCCGTGCCGCCGCTGCTGACCCACGCGTACGTGGGGATGCGCGAGGTGGACCGGGCGGTGGTGGAGGCCGCGCGCGGGATGGGCATGTCCGGCGGCCAGTTGTTCCGCCGGGTCGAACTCCCGCTGGCCCGGCCGATGCTGATGACCGGTCTGCGGTCGGCCGCCGTGCAGGTGGTCGCCACCGCGACGATCGCCGCGATGGTCGGCCAGGGCGGGCTCGGCCGGATCATCACCGCCGGGTTCGCCACGTACGACACCCCGCAGGTGGTGGCGGGCGCGCTCCTCGTGGCGCTGCTCGCCCTCCTTGTGGAGGCGCTGCTGGTGGGCGCGGACCGACTGCTGGGCCGCAGGAGGCCCCTGTGA
- a CDS encoding ABC transporter permease, whose product MSAANCLVTNDWICGEYLRTRSAELTDATLQHVGITVVSVLLGLLVAFPLALLVRARPRLAAPVLGLTTLLYTVPSLAMFSLLLPFFGLSAALVVTGLVLYSLTILVRNILAGLDAVPAETREAARGMGYGGGRLLWEVELPLALPAVMAGVRMATVSTIALTTVGSIVGRGGLGNLIEDALPTFFKAQVLAASVLCVLLAVVADLALLGVQRLLTPWARIRTTRGAV is encoded by the coding sequence ATGAGTGCGGCGAACTGCCTGGTGACGAACGACTGGATCTGCGGCGAGTATCTGCGCACCCGCAGCGCCGAGTTGACCGACGCGACGCTCCAGCATGTGGGCATCACCGTCGTGTCGGTGCTGCTCGGGCTGCTGGTCGCGTTCCCGCTCGCGCTGCTCGTCCGGGCCCGGCCGCGCCTCGCGGCCCCGGTGCTCGGCCTGACGACACTGCTCTACACGGTCCCTTCGCTGGCGATGTTCTCGCTGCTGCTGCCGTTCTTCGGGCTGTCGGCGGCGCTGGTGGTCACCGGCCTGGTGCTGTACTCGCTGACGATCCTCGTCCGGAACATCCTGGCCGGCCTCGACGCGGTCCCGGCCGAGACGCGGGAGGCCGCGCGCGGGATGGGCTACGGCGGGGGCCGGCTGCTCTGGGAGGTCGAACTGCCGCTGGCGCTGCCCGCGGTGATGGCCGGGGTGCGGATGGCGACGGTGTCGACGATCGCGCTGACGACCGTCGGGTCGATCGTGGGCCGCGGCGGCCTCGGCAATCTGATCGAGGACGCGCTGCCGACCTTCTTCAAGGCGCAGGTGCTGGCCGCGTCCGTGCTGTGCGTGCTGCTCGCGGTGGTCGCGGACCTGGCCCTGCTGGGCGTACAGCGGCTGTTGACGCCCTGGGCGCGGATACGCACCACCCGGGGGGCGGTCTGA
- a CDS encoding ABC transporter ATP-binding protein has product MIRFEHVTKRYADVTTAVDDLSFDVAEGELVTLVGPSGCGKTTTMKMVNRLIEPTEGRILLDGQDVSRVDPVSLRRRIGYVIQQVGLFPHRTVLDNTATVPALLGWKKHKARERAAELLDLVGLDPGTFGHRYPEQLSGGQRQRVGVARALAADPPVLLMDEPFGAVDPVVREHLQNEFLSLQATVRKTVLLVTHDLEEAVRLGDRIAVYGQGRIEQFDTPAAVLGAPANPYVADFVGADRGLKRLAVTPITATDLEQRGPDTAKRTAPPAVALGAPLKDALSTLLLHDADWVPVTDPGQGGREVGVLTAAALHKALRRSVSSR; this is encoded by the coding sequence ATGATCCGGTTCGAACACGTCACCAAGCGGTACGCCGACGTCACGACGGCGGTCGACGACCTCTCCTTCGACGTCGCCGAGGGCGAACTGGTCACCCTCGTCGGCCCGTCCGGCTGCGGCAAGACGACCACCATGAAGATGGTGAACCGGCTGATCGAGCCCACCGAGGGCCGGATCCTCCTGGACGGCCAGGACGTCTCCCGGGTCGACCCGGTGTCCCTGCGCCGCCGCATCGGCTACGTCATCCAGCAGGTCGGCCTCTTCCCGCACCGCACCGTCCTCGACAACACCGCGACCGTCCCCGCGCTGCTCGGCTGGAAGAAGCACAAGGCCCGCGAGCGCGCCGCCGAACTCCTCGACCTGGTCGGCCTCGACCCCGGCACCTTCGGCCACCGCTACCCCGAGCAGCTCTCCGGCGGCCAGCGCCAGCGCGTCGGCGTCGCCCGCGCGCTCGCCGCCGACCCGCCCGTCCTGCTGATGGACGAGCCGTTCGGCGCGGTCGACCCGGTCGTCCGCGAGCACCTGCAGAACGAGTTCCTGAGCCTCCAGGCCACCGTCCGCAAGACGGTCCTGCTCGTCACCCACGATCTGGAGGAGGCCGTCCGGCTCGGCGACCGTATCGCCGTCTACGGGCAGGGCCGCATCGAACAGTTCGACACCCCGGCCGCCGTGCTCGGCGCGCCCGCCAACCCGTACGTCGCCGACTTCGTCGGCGCGGACCGCGGCCTCAAGCGGCTCGCCGTCACCCCCATCACCGCGACGGACCTCGAACAGCGCGGCCCGGACACCGCGAAGCGGACGGCCCCGCCCGCCGTCGCCCTCGGCGCGCCGCTGAAGGACGCGCTGTCCACGCTGCTGCTGCACGACGCCGACTGGGTCCCCGTCACCGACCCCGGCCAAGGCGGCCGCGAGGTCGGTGTGCTGACCGCGGCCGCCCTGCACAAGGCCCTGCGCAGGTCCGTCAGCTCGCGCTGA
- a CDS encoding alpha/beta hydrolase has translation MGLTSNKVLALAVVLGVVLFVATVWLWPRLARRNWRAVLARVGLLLATQLALFAAVGLAANKSFLFYGSWADLFGQEQELGVVVDHSAGGRDVKVVGRQQLDVPGGSRPAVGGQIQKIVVSGAKSGITSPAYVYLPPEYFQPAYAKATFPASVVLTGYPGTAENLLKGLKYPRTAFQQVKDGKMRPMILVMMRPTVAPPRDTECVDIPGGPKTETFFAQDLPSAVSATYRVGTKPRNWGFMGNSTGGYCALKIALHHPERYVAGAGLSAYYKAAEDVTTGDLFHGDDRARKRANLLWSLDHRPRGASSFLVTSSKEGEGNLKGTLAFIDKVKAPARVSSIMLDSGGHNFNTWNREIPPALVWMSGRLSAS, from the coding sequence ATGGGTCTCACCAGCAACAAAGTCCTGGCGCTGGCCGTCGTGCTGGGCGTGGTGCTGTTCGTCGCCACGGTCTGGCTGTGGCCGCGGCTGGCGCGTCGGAACTGGCGTGCGGTGCTGGCCAGGGTCGGCCTGCTGCTCGCGACCCAGCTGGCGTTGTTCGCGGCCGTCGGGCTCGCGGCGAACAAGTCCTTCCTGTTCTACGGGTCCTGGGCGGACCTTTTCGGCCAGGAGCAGGAGCTGGGCGTGGTGGTCGACCACTCGGCCGGCGGCAGGGACGTGAAGGTGGTGGGCCGGCAGCAGCTGGACGTGCCGGGCGGATCGCGGCCGGCGGTCGGGGGGCAGATACAGAAGATCGTGGTGAGCGGCGCGAAGTCGGGCATCACCAGTCCGGCGTACGTGTACCTGCCGCCGGAGTATTTCCAGCCCGCGTACGCGAAGGCCACCTTTCCGGCCTCGGTGGTGCTGACGGGGTATCCGGGCACGGCGGAGAACCTGTTGAAGGGCCTCAAGTACCCGCGGACCGCCTTCCAGCAGGTGAAGGACGGCAAGATGCGGCCGATGATCCTGGTGATGATGCGGCCGACGGTCGCGCCGCCCCGGGACACCGAGTGCGTGGACATCCCCGGTGGCCCGAAGACGGAGACCTTCTTCGCGCAGGACCTGCCGAGCGCGGTCTCGGCGACGTACCGGGTCGGCACCAAGCCGCGGAACTGGGGCTTCATGGGCAACTCGACCGGCGGCTACTGCGCGCTGAAGATCGCCCTGCACCACCCGGAGCGGTACGTGGCCGGCGCCGGCCTGTCGGCGTACTACAAGGCGGCCGAGGACGTGACGACCGGCGACCTGTTCCACGGGGACGACCGGGCACGCAAGCGGGCGAACCTGCTGTGGAGCCTGGACCACCGGCCGCGGGGCGCCTCGTCCTTCCTGGTGACCTCGTCGAAGGAGGGCGAGGGGAACCTGAAGGGGACGCTGGCCTTCATCGACAAGGTGAAGGCCCCGGCCCGGGTCTCGTCGATCATGCTCGACAGCGGCGGCCACAACTTCAACACCTGGAACCGGGAGATCCCGCCGGCGCTGGTGTGGATGAGCGGCCGGCTCAGCGCGAGCTGA